The nucleotide sequence CCTCGCTTGCTCAAGGGAGAGATTCCAATCCTTACCCCCGGCGGTGAACTGAACAAGGTCCGTGACTTCCTGTCCATCACCCTTCTCCTGAATAGATCCTTCCAACATCAATACAGCCATCTCCAGGGGATCATTTTCCAGAATCTCCACATCGGGAGAAATCCCTACCCCATTGATCTCCTTTCCATAAGGAGAATAGAACTTAGCCACTGTAATCTTCAGAACATCGCCATCGGTGAGCTGCCATAAGCTCTGGACAGAGCCCTTGCCATAAGTATTGGCTCCTACTACCACCGCCTTTTGGTAGTCTTTAACCACTGCCGTCAAAATCTCCGAGGCACTGGCACTGTTTTCATTCGTTAAGAAGACTACCGGCTCATCAATTACAAATTCCTGCTTTTCTGCTTGGTAAGGTTCAAACTTCTGTGAGCGGTCTTTCGTTTGCAAGGCTGTCTGTTCACCGATAAAATATCCTGCCAGGCTTAAGGCTGAGTCCAGATACCCGCCCGGATTATTGCGCAGATCCATGACCCAGGCATCGGCCCCTTGTTTGTCCAATTCCTTAACGACTTGCTCAAATAGGTCTTCAGTGGTCTCCCCAAAAGACTCTATGGCCACATAACCGATGTCTTCATTGAGCATTTCTCCGCTCACGGTAGGAACTTCCACCGCTCTGCGGGCCACCTTTAAACTAAGGCGCTCTTCTCCCCGCAGGACCACGATATCTATAGTGGTCCCTTCGGGGCCTTTGATCAGAGCGGTCGCCGCATCCTGAGAAAGCCCCGCCAGGCTTTGGCCGCCGACTTGAGCAATAATATCCCCTGTTTTGAGTTTGGCTTCCTCAGCCGGTGAACCCGGGATGATACCGACAATCTCCAAGCCCCTCGGCTCCAGTTCAATATATACTCCGATCCCGGAAAAACTTAAGTCCATGGAATTAAGGAAATTCTGGTACTCTTTTTGCGTAAAAAAGACAGTATGCGGATCGTCCAATCGCTTAAGCATCTCCTCAACACTGGCAGCGCTGAGCACCCAGGGATCCACCGGATCCACATATTGGCTCTCCAATAAGGATCGCACATCGTCTACCGGACTCCCCAAAGCCGCAGCCGGAGCGGATACGGTTAAGATCAAGGCCAAAGCGGAAGCTGTAAGGATTCTTCCCGCCTTTGTTTTGGCTTTAATCAATTTACTGCAAAACATACTGAATTTGGTCATCACTTTATCCCCCTTATCTCAACTAGAATTCGACGTGCCTTCTGTGAATCCTGTCGGTTAAGAGGCATCTCCTCTAAAAATCTCCTCCTATGATCCTTCAGCTGATCCCTCAGCTTGTACTTTTGCCCAAACTTTTTGAAAGGCCACGGGTAAAGCGATTTTGTCCAATTCCTTAACATCCAGCCAACATAGACCATCCCGCTTCAGGGAATCCTCATTCTCCCTGACCTGCGCCGTTTTGTCCATCACCTCATCAAGATTGAGGACCAGCCAATAGATTTGCCAGCGTCGATGACTAAATGTATGAACTAAGGGACCCTTCCGGCTGGGCCGGCGGCTAAGCAGTTCTTGCACAGCCTCATCACAAGCGGAATCCCCTATCTGATTCTTATACAGTTCATACCAGGAAAAATCCAAATTGTATTCGTACCGGCTTATCTCTTCGCCAACTCTCTCCGCAACCTTCACAGCATCACCGGAGAATTCCTTGCCCCCTCTATAGCTTTCCAGTCTGGGTACCATCATCTCTTCCCCGGGGAACTCCCACAAATCAGCCAAAAGCCCTGTGGAGGGCCTCTTCTTCAGGAGCACCCGCCCCTGGTGCAGCAGGATCAAGGTAGGCCGCAAAGCCGACCCGGGTTTCTCTTTGCTTTTTTTCACAGGGTACACTTGGGGATCACCCAGAGCAAAGCCCTCACAGTCCTCCTGGAGGGGACATTGCTCACAGCGGGGGTTCTTCGGAGTACATACCGTTGCCCCCAACTCCATCATCCCTTGATTAAAATCCCCCGGACAATCTCCGGGTATCACTTCCCCAAGGTATTCAAGAAAAACCCGTCTTGATCGGGCTTTCTCCACATCCTCTTCCCAACGGAGCAGGCGGCTCACCACCCGCTTCACATTCCCATCCATGACGGGAACCTGCTCTTCATAAGCAATGCTGGCAATGGCTGCCGCAGTATAGTCACCGACACCTTTAATATGAAGAAGGGACTGATAATCTTTCGGCATGCTTCCCTCCGCCATCTTCACCACGTAGCGGGCCCCCTCCCACAAGCGTCTGGCCCGAGAATAATACCCTAATCCCCGCCATAACTCCAGCACTTCCTCCTGCTCCGCCTCCGCAAGGTGAGAGAGGGTGGGGAATCGTCCCATAAACCGCAGATAATACGGAATAACGGTAACTACCTGAGTCTGCTGAAGCATCACCTCAGATACCCAAATTGCATAGGGATCCTTTGTCCTGCGCCAAGGCAAATCCCTCTTGACCTGATTAAACCATTGGACCAGTTTTGAAGAG is from Desulfitobacterium chlororespirans DSM 11544 and encodes:
- the mutY gene encoding A/G-specific adenine glycosylase codes for the protein MGVIDSSKLVQWFNQVKRDLPWRRTKDPYAIWVSEVMLQQTQVVTVIPYYLRFMGRFPTLSHLAEAEQEEVLELWRGLGYYSRARRLWEGARYVVKMAEGSMPKDYQSLLHIKGVGDYTAAAIASIAYEEQVPVMDGNVKRVVSRLLRWEEDVEKARSRRVFLEYLGEVIPGDCPGDFNQGMMELGATVCTPKNPRCEQCPLQEDCEGFALGDPQVYPVKKSKEKPGSALRPTLILLHQGRVLLKKRPSTGLLADLWEFPGEEMMVPRLESYRGGKEFSGDAVKVAERVGEEISRYEYNLDFSWYELYKNQIGDSACDEAVQELLSRRPSRKGPLVHTFSHRRWQIYWLVLNLDEVMDKTAQVRENEDSLKRDGLCWLDVKELDKIALPVAFQKVWAKVQAEGSAEGS
- a CDS encoding S41 family peptidase; the protein is MTKFSMFCSKLIKAKTKAGRILTASALALILTVSAPAAALGSPVDDVRSLLESQYVDPVDPWVLSAASVEEMLKRLDDPHTVFFTQKEYQNFLNSMDLSFSGIGVYIELEPRGLEIVGIIPGSPAEEAKLKTGDIIAQVGGQSLAGLSQDAATALIKGPEGTTIDIVVLRGEERLSLKVARRAVEVPTVSGEMLNEDIGYVAIESFGETTEDLFEQVVKELDKQGADAWVMDLRNNPGGYLDSALSLAGYFIGEQTALQTKDRSQKFEPYQAEKQEFVIDEPVVFLTNENSASASEILTAVVKDYQKAVVVGANTYGKGSVQSLWQLTDGDVLKITVAKFYSPYGKEINGVGISPDVEILENDPLEMAVLMLEGSIQEKGDGQEVTDLVQFTAGGKDWNLSLEQARDPEYWSAYRELIENNSFPGGFSWRHNSDWAAVSQSEQDAVWPLFYPGYHGMSELKDLAVDKTFTVRFTAPIDFKSVTENSFELIESESGKRMPVTFEQVDERSVKVIPKSLLEPEKTYWLLTHQGIAAKDGSILKEGALTVGTTGAGH